The proteins below come from a single Zea mays cultivar B73 chromosome 8, Zm-B73-REFERENCE-NAM-5.0, whole genome shotgun sequence genomic window:
- the LOC100272935 gene encoding uncharacterized protein LOC100272935: MADAAAAAARRLRAFKRWMRAHGVVCSDALSLDVSDPLGVHVRAATPLRDGDLVATIPRGACLTPRTTGAAAAIEAAELGGCLALTVAVMYERAQGADSPWDAYLQLLPDCESVPLVWPAGEAECLLAGTELDKIVKQDKEFLCEDWKECIEPLMLSGELDVDPDDFSLEKYLSAKTLVSSRSFQIDSYHGSGMVPLADLFNHKTDCEHVHFTSASDASDSDGEEEEDDRSDASADDKPTTKNPTSSPPGSRANDEDLEIIIVRDVNEGEEVYNTYGTMGNAALLHRYGFTELDNQYDIVNIDLALVTKWCTSIFSGRHTRARVSLWRNLGYSGCTSQDTEYFEIAYDGEPQLELSILLYIINMKPDVYDKLICVAHGFVSDEEHETICNVFKFVKATSSNQNSEVNGLEKLPDVKKLLHSESVCSALLSLADMRESLYGSNTLEDDEEELHACCVVNERKLYHSLVLRVSERRILRRLREFASSGSKGRKRKHP, translated from the exons atggccgacgCCGCCGCAGCAGCAGCACG GCGCCTCCGCGCCTTCAAGCGGTGGATGCGCGCGCACGGCGTCGTCTGCAGCGACGCGCTCAGCCTCGACGTCTCCGATCCCCTCGGCGTCCACGTGCGCGCGGCCACGCCGCTACGCGACGGAGACCTTGTCGCCACCATCCCGCGCGGAGCGTGCCTCACCCCGCGCACCACCGGTGCCGCGGCAGCCATCGAGGCAGCCGAGCTCGGCGGATGCCTCGCGCTCACGGTCGCCGTCATGTACGAGCGCGCACAAGGCGCCGACTCGCCGTGGGACGCCTACCTCCAACTGCTTCCCGACTGCGAGTCCGTGCCGCTCGTGTGGCCCGCTGGCGAGGCAGAGTGCCTACTCGCCGGCACTGAGCTAGACAAG ATTGTGAAGCAAGACAAGGAATTCCTTTGTGAGGATTGGAAAGAATGCATCGAGCCCCTCATGTTATCTGGAGAGCTGGATGTTGACCCAGATGATTTTAGCTTGGAGAAATATTTATCTGCAAAAACTCTTGTTTCTTCAAGGTCCTTCCAGATAGATAGCTATCATGGATCTGGAATGGTTCCATTGGCTGACCT TTTCAATCACAAGACTGATTGTGAACACGTGCATTTCACGTCTGCATCAGATGCCTCAGACTCAGatggtgaagaagaagaagatgatcgAAGTGATGCTTCTGCTGATGACAAACCGACTACAAAAAATCCCACAAGTAGTCCTCCAG GTTCGAGAGCTAACGACGAAGATTTGGAAATAATCATTGTTAGAGATGTCAATGAAGGGGAGGAG GTGTATAATACATATGGAACGATGGGGAATGCTGCTTTGCTTCACAGATATGGTTTCACAGAACTTGACAATCAATACGACATTGTCAACATTGATTTAGCATTGGTTACTAAGTGGTGCACATCCATATTCTCCGGTCGACATACAAGAGCAAGGGTATCACTATGGCGTAATCTGGGTTATTCTGGGTGCACTAGCCAAGATACCGAGTACTTTGAGATTGCATATGATGGAGAGCCCCAGCTTGAACTCTCAATCCTCCTTTACATCATCAACATGAAACCTGATGTTTATGACAAGCTGATCTGCGTGGCCCATGGTTTCGTTAGTGACGAAGAGCATGAGACTATCTGTAACGTGTTCAAGTTTGTCAAAGCAACAAGCTCCAACCAAAATTCTGAAGTCAATGGCCTCGAGAAACTGCCTGATGTGAAGAAGTTATTGCATAGTGAGAGCGTTTGTTCGGCGCTTCTATCACTCGCTGACATGAGGGAAAGCCTCTATGGTTCGAACACTTTGGAAGATGACGAGGAAGAGCTTCACGCATGCTGCGTTGTCAACGAAAGGAAGCTCTACCATTCTCTGGTTTTGCGGGTGAGTGAGAGAAGGATACTTCGTAGATTGAGGGAGTTTGCCTCTAGTGGGTCAAAGGGCCGGAAGAGGAAGCACCCCTAG
- the LOC100277098 gene encoding LOW QUALITY PROTEIN: uncharacterized protein (The sequence of the model RefSeq protein was modified relative to this genomic sequence to represent the inferred CDS: inserted 1 base in 1 codon; deleted 1 base in 1 codon) produces the protein MGTSTKTLLVCLIPWLVYQLQPHRFSPVSAATTMAGKIDIFTVYQHDRLNETGYVVVTGDEGAPSSDTTRPFGSIYVFRDDLTLHNDSDSPVAGAGPPWAGVMEGASIXDELRRAPQPAGGQDLLRHRGYRGSVSVLGGSHNTKPSVYPVVGGTGDFLYTEGYVRSSPVDSDRPKVIYKLEIHLYWPPYTKFAPFP, from the exons ATGGGTACAAGCACTAAAACCTTGCTGGTATGCCTGATCCCATGGCTCGTTTACCAGCTCCAGCCTCATCGATTCTCTCCTGTGTCGGCCGCGACAACAATGGCCGGCAAGATCGATATCTTCACCGTGTACCAGCACGACAGGCTGAACGAGACCGGGTACGTCGTCGTCACCGGCGACGAAGGCGCCCCCTCGAGCGACACCACCAGGCCCTTCGGCAGCATCTACGTCTTCCGCGACGACCTGACCCTGCACAACGACAGCGACTCCCCCGTGGCCGGCGCAGGGCCG CCCTGGGCCGGCGTGATGGAGGGGGCCTCCA ACGACGAGCTTCGACGGGCTCCACAACCTGCTGGCGGCCAAGATCTC CTCCGCCACCGCGGCTACAGGGGCTCCGTGTCCGTCCTTGGGGGCTCCCACAACACCAAGCCCTCGGTGTACCCGGTGGTGGGCGGCACCGGCGATTTTCTGTACACGGAGGGGTACGTCCGGTCGTCGCCGGTGGACTCGGACCGGCCAAAGGTGATATACAAGTTGGAAATTCACTTGTACTGGCCACCGTACACTAAATTTGCTCCATTTCCATAG
- the pco060792 gene encoding Extradiol ring-cleavage dioxygenase: protein MFLRRPSKHPIHSLSLLCSPRTTGHHHKPDATHARKIIRRSQGGGKPETRHATREGEEQRQRGRGDTARTERDAAAEEGQRRAPPRVPATMDTFFLSHGSPTLSIDDNIPARHFFKSWVPAKVAGDQPPRAILVVSGHWDTATPEVNVIRGSNDTIYDFYGFPKPMYKLKYPAPGAPDLALRTKGLLEQAGFGPVKEDHSRGLDHGAWVPLMLMYPDADIPVCQLSVQSDRDGAYHYSLGRALAPLREEGVLVLGSGSATHNLRKMGPFDAPVPQWAAEFDAWLKDSLLDGRYEDVNRFEEKAPHGRVAHPWPDHFYPLHVALGAAGDGAKAEQIHQCWTNATLSYASYRFTTKS from the exons ATGTTTTTGAGGCGCCCGTCCAAGCATCCCATCCATTCTCTCTCGCTGCTCTGCTCCCCACGGACCACGGGGCACCACCACAAACCAGACGCGACGCACGCGCGCAAAATCATCCGGCGGAGCCAGGGCGGAGGCAAGCCAGAGACGCGGCACGCGACGCGTGAGGGCGAGGAGCagcggcagcgcgggcgcggcgaCACCGCGAGGACAGAGCGAGACGCAGCGGCGGAGGAGGGGCAGAGGCGAGCGCCGCCTAGAGTCCCTGCTACCATGGACACTTTCTTCCTGTCGCACGGCTCGCCCACGCTCTCCATCGACGACAACATCCCGGCGCGGCACTTCTTCAAGTCGTGGGTGCCGGCGAAGGTCGCGGGCGACCAGCCCCCGCGCGCCATCCTCGTCGTGTCGGGACACTGGGACACGGCCACgccggaggtcaacgtcatccgcGGCAGCAACGACACCATTTACGACTTCTATGGCTTTCCCAAGCCCATGTACAAG CTCAAGTACCCCGCTCCGGGCGCCCCGGACCTGGCCCTGCGGACCAAAGGGCTCCTGGAGCAAGCCGGGTTCGGCCCCGTGAAGGAGGACCACAGCCGCGGGCTGGACCACGGCGCCTGGGTGCCGCTGATGCTCATGTACCCGGACGCCGACATCCCCGTGTGCCAGCTGTCGGTGCAGAGCGACCGGGACGGCGCGTACCACTACAGCCTCGGCAGGGCGCTGGCGCCGCTGCGGGAGGAGGGCGTCCTCgtcctcggctccggcagcgCCACGCACAACCTGCGCAAGATGGGGCCGTTCGACGCGCCCGTGCCGCAGTGGGCCGCCGAGTTCGACGCCTGGCTCAAGGACTCGCTCCTCGACGGAAG GTACGAGGACGTGAACCGGTTCGAGGAGAAAGCGCCGCATGGGAGGGTGGCGCACCCGTGGCCGGACCACTTCTACCCGCTGCACGTGGCGCTCGGCGCCGCCGGGGACGGCGCAAAGGCGGAGCAGATCCACCAGTGCTGGACCAACGCCACGCTCTCCTACGCGTCCTACAGGTTCACCACCAAGAGCTGA